In the Theobroma cacao cultivar B97-61/B2 chromosome 1, Criollo_cocoa_genome_V2, whole genome shotgun sequence genome, one interval contains:
- the LOC18613744 gene encoding DUF724 domain-containing protein 6 isoform X5 — protein sequence MVNPLPDTDALQQQPFGKATPVEVSSDEEGFRGAWYLATILEFPPKSTSKKRKKALVQYKTLLAEDGSSPLTEHVDPAFVRPLPPQEKEEDGQVFEVNDVVDARYRDGWWTGVVRRVLEKSKYRVYFDNPPDVIEFESKDLRVHWDWIDGKWVRPEKQQSTGSIFSSGTAVEVSIDKESIRDVWFPALVIKELGENSFLVKYQSSRNDDESGTVKVVVDSLHIRPTPPRYADRNYELLERVDTTYNFGWRSGVITKVLTGRRYNVFFKHGNEDKELTHTDIRPNVEWINGKWVSKSKEVLIASEEQEQIGNAHCGTQNPVVAGEHGSLFATKDSTEDKTPLTSISKNFMEQPTPADENNALLSSKKKIKLETPNGNTLRSRPSKKSTEGNTVETRSSVSGDQLKDMLNETSCKEGTPKTGGTGTRLTKKTVIVDQPCAKSESPLTGSTTQTASNDCLFCQHHRSNWKTKRQKVSSVDSKISNLVKRNVRARKSPSEGPQVSTAGKEGITGTAEEINEGEVKTKEVEMPIILGLTAKSTKTSQAENSFQIPNDESLKLKGDPKNSVNDSVGNENMEIKEQKVGVSNQKRKRGRPRKSVVTSPKAFDAGKEQNRTGGLADEKALKDCTSNETELSKHKGVDLSDEDQPLRTWIGGMHSSVDEESRLSSGRLVNGWNEEREGLVDVPVESLAIDARGRSPFDDDRSLPFVKKSPVWRTIESMDVFQIVPQKPHFQPLVGNKEEFIEGSAIGIMVTFAGLFEKISMLHFDDPRNTFDSILESLNDLEKHGFDVTLLKHRLNELLSIKEGQGQHLGERENAGREIIENTKETTKFEDEMEEIEKKITQLQERHTAIKSEKETKDLKIASLRLQVDVLNDVIQTASQDFKKVATAPWKLP from the exons ATGGTGAATCCTCTTCCTGACACTGACGCACTCCAACAACAACCTTTCGGCAAAGCAACCCCAGTCGAGGTCAGCAGCGACGAGGAAGGCTTTCGAGGCGCCTGGTACTTGGCCACAATTCTCGAATTCCCTCCCAAATCCACTTCCAAGAAACGCAAGAAGGCCTTGGTTCAGTACAAGACTTTGCTCGCCGAAGATGGCTCATCCCCTTTGACTGAACACGTCGACCCCGCTTTTGTACGGCCGTTGCCGCCTCAAGAGAAGGAGGAGGATGGTCAAGTGTTTGAGGTAAACGACGTCGTTGATGCGAGGTATAGAGATGGGTGGTGGACTGGGGTTGTGAGAAGGGTTTTGGAAAAGTCGAAATATAGGGTTTATTTTGATAATCCTCCCGATGTTATTGAGTTTGAGAGCAAAGATTTGAGGGTTCATTGGGATTGGATCGATGGCAAATGGGTTCGACCTGAAAAGCAG cAATCAACAGGCTCCATTTTTAGCTCAGGGACAGCAGTGGAGGTAAGTATTGACAAAGAAAGTATACGTGATGTTTGGTTCCCTGCATTAGTCATAAAAGAACTTGGGGAGAATAGTTTCTTGGTGAAGTATCAGAGCTCAAGGAACGATGATGAGTCTGGGACAGTAAAAGTTGTTGTAGATTCCCTCCATATCAGACCCACTCCTCCTCGTTATGCAGATAGAAATTATGAGTTGCTGGAAAGAGTGGATACAACATATAATTTTGGTTGGCGAAGTGGAGTAATTACCAAAGTTCTTACTGGAAGAAGGTACAATGTGTTTTTTAAGCATGGAAATGAGGACAAGGAACTCACTCACACAGATATAAGGCCTAACGTTGAATGGATTAATGGCAAATGGGTTAGTAAATCCAAG GAAGTCTTAATTGCTTCTGAAGAGCAAGAGCAGATAGGAAATGCTCACTGTGGTACTCAGAACCCCGTGGTGGCTGGAGAACATGGAAGTTTGTTTGCCACAAAGGATAGCACTGAAGATAAGACTCCTTTGACAAGTATAAGCAAGAATTTTATGGAGCAGCCAACTCCCGCTGATGAAAACAATGCTTTGCTCTCAAGCAAGAAGAAGATCAAACTAGAAACACCTAATGGCAACACTTTGCGCTCACGCCCTTCTAAAAAGTCAACCGAAGGAAACACAGTGGAGACACGATCATCAGTCTCAGGCGATCAGTTGAAAGATATGCTTAATGAAACATCATGTAAAGAAGGTACTCCAAAGACTGGTGGAACAGGAACTAGATTAACGAAGAAAACTGTGATTGTAGATCAGCCTTGTGCTAAGAGTGAGAGCCCTTTGACAGGAAGCACAACT CAAACTGCTTCGAATGACTGCCTTTTCTGTCAACATCACCGTTCTAACTGG AAGACTAAGCGGCAGAAAGTCAGTTCAGTTGACAGTAAAATAAGTAACCTTGTGAAAAGGAATGTAAGAGCTAGAAAGTCACCAAGTGAAGGTCCACAGGTTTCGACAGCAG GCAAGGAGGGAATTACAGGAACTGCTGAAGAAATTAACGAAGGAGAGGTTAAAACGAAAGAAGTTGAAATGCCTATCATCTTAGGATTAACAGCAAAGTCCACAAAGACTTCACAGGCTGAAAATTCTTTTCAGATTCCTAATGATGAATCTCTGAAGCTAAAGGGGGATCCAAAGAATAGCGTAAATGATTCAGTGGGAAATGAGAACATG GAAATAAAGGAGCAGAAAGTTGGAGTAAGCAATCAGAAAAGGAAGAGGGGAAGACCACGTAAATCTGTAGTTACAAGTCCAAAGGCTTTTGATGCTG GTAAGGAGCAAAATCGGACTGGAGGTCTTGCTGATGAAAAAGCTTTAAAAGATTGTACGAGTAATGAAACTGAATTGTCAAAACATAAAGGGGTGGATTTGTCAG ATGAGGATCAACCTCTACGAACATGGATAGGAGGAATGCACTCTTCAGTTGATGAAGAATCAA GACTTTCCTCTGGTAggcttgtcaatggatggaaTGAGGAAAGAGAAGGACTAGTTGATGTTCCAGTAGAATCTCTTGCAATTGATGCCAGAGGTAGAAGTCCATTTGATGATGATCGAAGTTTGCCTTTTGTGAAGAAATCGCCTGTCTGGCGAACAATTGAATCAATGGATGTCTTCCAAATTGTGCCCCAAAAACCACATTTTCAACCTTTGGTTGGAAACAAAGAAGAGTTTATTGAAGGATCGGCAATTGGAATCATGGTAACCTTTGCTGGTTTGTTTGAGAAGATATCCATGTTGCATTTTGATGACCCTAGAAACACATTTGACAGCATTTTGGAAAGTCTTAATGACTTGGAAAAGCATGGATTTGATGTTACTTTACTTAAACATCGCTTGAATGAATTACTGTCAATCAAGGAAGGGCAAGGACAGCATctaggagagagagaaaatgctGGAAGGGAGATAATTGAGAATACAAAGGAGACAACTAAATTTGAAGACGAGATGGAAGAGATTGAAAAGAAGATTACTCAGTTACAAGAAAGACATACTGCCATAAAGTCAGAAAAGGAGACCAAGGATCTTAAGATTGCTAGTTTGAGGTTGCAAGTAGATGTTCTAAATGACGTTATTCAGACCGCCTCGCAGGATTTTAAAAAAGTAGCTACTGCCCCTTGGAAGTTGCCATGA
- the LOC18613744 gene encoding DUF724 domain-containing protein 2 isoform X3 — protein sequence MVNPLPDTDALQQQPFGKATPVEVSSDEEGFRGAWYLATILEFPPKSTSKKRKKALVQYKTLLAEDGSSPLTEHVDPAFVRPLPPQEKEEDGQVFEVNDVVDARYRDGWWTGVVRRVLEKSKYRVYFDNPPDVIEFESKDLRVHWDWIDGKWVRPEKQQSTGSIFSSGTAVEVSIDKESIRDVWFPALVIKELGENSFLVKYQSSRNDDESGTVKVVVDSLHIRPTPPRYADRNYELLERVDTTYNFGWRSGVITKVLTGRRYNVFFKHGNEDKELTHTDIRPNVEWINGKWEVLIASEEQEQIGNAHCGTQNPVVAGEHGSLFATKDSTEDKTPLTSISKNFMEQPTPADENNALLSSKKKIKLETPNGNTLRSRPSKKSTEGNTVETRSSVSGDQLKDMLNETSCKEGTPKTGGTGTRLTKKTVIVDQPCAKSESPLTGSTTQTASNDCLFCQHHRSNWKTKRQKVSSVDSKISNLVKRNVRARKSPSEGPQVSTAGKEGITGTAEEINEGEVKTKEVEMPIILGLTAKSTKTSQAENSFQIPNDESLKLKGDPKNSVNDSVGNENMEIKEQKVGVSNQKRKRGRPRKSVVTSPKAFDAGKEQNRTGGLADEKALKDCTSNETELSKHKGVDLSDAFKGRTTDISAYKTKEVHLAIADISNMADEDQPLRTWIGGMHSSVDEESRLSSGRLVNGWNEEREGLVDVPVESLAIDARGRSPFDDDRSLPFVKKSPVWRTIESMDVFQIVPQKPHFQPLVGNKEEFIEGSAIGIMVTFAGLFEKISMLHFDDPRNTFDSILESLNDLEKHGFDVTLLKHRLNELLSIKEGQGQHLGERENAGREIIENTKETTKFEDEMEEIEKKITQLQERHTAIKSEKETKDLKIASLRLQVDVLNDVIQTASQDFKKVATAPWKLP from the exons ATGGTGAATCCTCTTCCTGACACTGACGCACTCCAACAACAACCTTTCGGCAAAGCAACCCCAGTCGAGGTCAGCAGCGACGAGGAAGGCTTTCGAGGCGCCTGGTACTTGGCCACAATTCTCGAATTCCCTCCCAAATCCACTTCCAAGAAACGCAAGAAGGCCTTGGTTCAGTACAAGACTTTGCTCGCCGAAGATGGCTCATCCCCTTTGACTGAACACGTCGACCCCGCTTTTGTACGGCCGTTGCCGCCTCAAGAGAAGGAGGAGGATGGTCAAGTGTTTGAGGTAAACGACGTCGTTGATGCGAGGTATAGAGATGGGTGGTGGACTGGGGTTGTGAGAAGGGTTTTGGAAAAGTCGAAATATAGGGTTTATTTTGATAATCCTCCCGATGTTATTGAGTTTGAGAGCAAAGATTTGAGGGTTCATTGGGATTGGATCGATGGCAAATGGGTTCGACCTGAAAAGCAG cAATCAACAGGCTCCATTTTTAGCTCAGGGACAGCAGTGGAGGTAAGTATTGACAAAGAAAGTATACGTGATGTTTGGTTCCCTGCATTAGTCATAAAAGAACTTGGGGAGAATAGTTTCTTGGTGAAGTATCAGAGCTCAAGGAACGATGATGAGTCTGGGACAGTAAAAGTTGTTGTAGATTCCCTCCATATCAGACCCACTCCTCCTCGTTATGCAGATAGAAATTATGAGTTGCTGGAAAGAGTGGATACAACATATAATTTTGGTTGGCGAAGTGGAGTAATTACCAAAGTTCTTACTGGAAGAAGGTACAATGTGTTTTTTAAGCATGGAAATGAGGACAAGGAACTCACTCACACAGATATAAGGCCTAACGTTGAATGGATTAATGGCAAATGG GAAGTCTTAATTGCTTCTGAAGAGCAAGAGCAGATAGGAAATGCTCACTGTGGTACTCAGAACCCCGTGGTGGCTGGAGAACATGGAAGTTTGTTTGCCACAAAGGATAGCACTGAAGATAAGACTCCTTTGACAAGTATAAGCAAGAATTTTATGGAGCAGCCAACTCCCGCTGATGAAAACAATGCTTTGCTCTCAAGCAAGAAGAAGATCAAACTAGAAACACCTAATGGCAACACTTTGCGCTCACGCCCTTCTAAAAAGTCAACCGAAGGAAACACAGTGGAGACACGATCATCAGTCTCAGGCGATCAGTTGAAAGATATGCTTAATGAAACATCATGTAAAGAAGGTACTCCAAAGACTGGTGGAACAGGAACTAGATTAACGAAGAAAACTGTGATTGTAGATCAGCCTTGTGCTAAGAGTGAGAGCCCTTTGACAGGAAGCACAACT CAAACTGCTTCGAATGACTGCCTTTTCTGTCAACATCACCGTTCTAACTGG AAGACTAAGCGGCAGAAAGTCAGTTCAGTTGACAGTAAAATAAGTAACCTTGTGAAAAGGAATGTAAGAGCTAGAAAGTCACCAAGTGAAGGTCCACAGGTTTCGACAGCAG GCAAGGAGGGAATTACAGGAACTGCTGAAGAAATTAACGAAGGAGAGGTTAAAACGAAAGAAGTTGAAATGCCTATCATCTTAGGATTAACAGCAAAGTCCACAAAGACTTCACAGGCTGAAAATTCTTTTCAGATTCCTAATGATGAATCTCTGAAGCTAAAGGGGGATCCAAAGAATAGCGTAAATGATTCAGTGGGAAATGAGAACATG GAAATAAAGGAGCAGAAAGTTGGAGTAAGCAATCAGAAAAGGAAGAGGGGAAGACCACGTAAATCTGTAGTTACAAGTCCAAAGGCTTTTGATGCTG GTAAGGAGCAAAATCGGACTGGAGGTCTTGCTGATGAAAAAGCTTTAAAAGATTGTACGAGTAATGAAACTGAATTGTCAAAACATAAAGGGGTGGATTTGTCAG ATGCTTTTAAAGGAAGGACAACTGATATTTCTGCTTACAAAACAAAAGAGGTTCACTTGGCGATTGCTGATATTTCCAACATGGCAGATGAGGATCAACCTCTACGAACATGGATAGGAGGAATGCACTCTTCAGTTGATGAAGAATCAA GACTTTCCTCTGGTAggcttgtcaatggatggaaTGAGGAAAGAGAAGGACTAGTTGATGTTCCAGTAGAATCTCTTGCAATTGATGCCAGAGGTAGAAGTCCATTTGATGATGATCGAAGTTTGCCTTTTGTGAAGAAATCGCCTGTCTGGCGAACAATTGAATCAATGGATGTCTTCCAAATTGTGCCCCAAAAACCACATTTTCAACCTTTGGTTGGAAACAAAGAAGAGTTTATTGAAGGATCGGCAATTGGAATCATGGTAACCTTTGCTGGTTTGTTTGAGAAGATATCCATGTTGCATTTTGATGACCCTAGAAACACATTTGACAGCATTTTGGAAAGTCTTAATGACTTGGAAAAGCATGGATTTGATGTTACTTTACTTAAACATCGCTTGAATGAATTACTGTCAATCAAGGAAGGGCAAGGACAGCATctaggagagagagaaaatgctGGAAGGGAGATAATTGAGAATACAAAGGAGACAACTAAATTTGAAGACGAGATGGAAGAGATTGAAAAGAAGATTACTCAGTTACAAGAAAGACATACTGCCATAAAGTCAGAAAAGGAGACCAAGGATCTTAAGATTGCTAGTTTGAGGTTGCAAGTAGATGTTCTAAATGACGTTATTCAGACCGCCTCGCAGGATTTTAAAAAAGTAGCTACTGCCCCTTGGAAGTTGCCATGA
- the LOC18613744 gene encoding DUF724 domain-containing protein 2 isoform X4: protein MVNPLPDTDALQQQPFGKATPVEVSSDEEGFRGAWYLATILEFPPKSTSKKRKKALVQYKTLLAEDGSSPLTEHVDPAFVRPLPPQEKEEDGQVFEVNDVVDARYRDGWWTGVVRRVLEKSKYRVYFDNPPDVIEFESKDLRVHWDWIDGKWVRPEKQQSTGSIFSSGTAVEVSIDKESIRDVWFPALVIKELGENSFLVKYQSSRNDDESGTVKVVVDSLHIRPTPPRYADRNYELLERVDTTYNFGWRSGVITKVLTGRRYNVFFKHGNEDKELTHTDIRPNVEWINGKWVSKSKEVLIASEEQEQIGNAHCGTQNPVVAGEHGSLFATKDSTEDKTPLTSISKNFMEQPTPADENNALLSSKKKIKLETPNGNTLRSRPSKKSTEGNTVETRSSVSGDQLKDMLNETSCKEGTPKTGGTGTRLTKKTVIVDQPCAKSESPLTGSTTKTKRQKVSSVDSKISNLVKRNVRARKSPSEGPQVSTAGKEGITGTAEEINEGEVKTKEVEMPIILGLTAKSTKTSQAENSFQIPNDESLKLKGDPKNSVNDSVGNENMEIKEQKVGVSNQKRKRGRPRKSVVTSPKAFDAGKEQNRTGGLADEKALKDCTSNETELSKHKGVDLSDAFKGRTTDISAYKTKEVHLAIADISNMADEDQPLRTWIGGMHSSVDEESRLSSGRLVNGWNEEREGLVDVPVESLAIDARGRSPFDDDRSLPFVKKSPVWRTIESMDVFQIVPQKPHFQPLVGNKEEFIEGSAIGIMVTFAGLFEKISMLHFDDPRNTFDSILESLNDLEKHGFDVTLLKHRLNELLSIKEGQGQHLGERENAGREIIENTKETTKFEDEMEEIEKKITQLQERHTAIKSEKETKDLKIASLRLQVDVLNDVIQTASQDFKKVATAPWKLP from the exons ATGGTGAATCCTCTTCCTGACACTGACGCACTCCAACAACAACCTTTCGGCAAAGCAACCCCAGTCGAGGTCAGCAGCGACGAGGAAGGCTTTCGAGGCGCCTGGTACTTGGCCACAATTCTCGAATTCCCTCCCAAATCCACTTCCAAGAAACGCAAGAAGGCCTTGGTTCAGTACAAGACTTTGCTCGCCGAAGATGGCTCATCCCCTTTGACTGAACACGTCGACCCCGCTTTTGTACGGCCGTTGCCGCCTCAAGAGAAGGAGGAGGATGGTCAAGTGTTTGAGGTAAACGACGTCGTTGATGCGAGGTATAGAGATGGGTGGTGGACTGGGGTTGTGAGAAGGGTTTTGGAAAAGTCGAAATATAGGGTTTATTTTGATAATCCTCCCGATGTTATTGAGTTTGAGAGCAAAGATTTGAGGGTTCATTGGGATTGGATCGATGGCAAATGGGTTCGACCTGAAAAGCAG cAATCAACAGGCTCCATTTTTAGCTCAGGGACAGCAGTGGAGGTAAGTATTGACAAAGAAAGTATACGTGATGTTTGGTTCCCTGCATTAGTCATAAAAGAACTTGGGGAGAATAGTTTCTTGGTGAAGTATCAGAGCTCAAGGAACGATGATGAGTCTGGGACAGTAAAAGTTGTTGTAGATTCCCTCCATATCAGACCCACTCCTCCTCGTTATGCAGATAGAAATTATGAGTTGCTGGAAAGAGTGGATACAACATATAATTTTGGTTGGCGAAGTGGAGTAATTACCAAAGTTCTTACTGGAAGAAGGTACAATGTGTTTTTTAAGCATGGAAATGAGGACAAGGAACTCACTCACACAGATATAAGGCCTAACGTTGAATGGATTAATGGCAAATGGGTTAGTAAATCCAAG GAAGTCTTAATTGCTTCTGAAGAGCAAGAGCAGATAGGAAATGCTCACTGTGGTACTCAGAACCCCGTGGTGGCTGGAGAACATGGAAGTTTGTTTGCCACAAAGGATAGCACTGAAGATAAGACTCCTTTGACAAGTATAAGCAAGAATTTTATGGAGCAGCCAACTCCCGCTGATGAAAACAATGCTTTGCTCTCAAGCAAGAAGAAGATCAAACTAGAAACACCTAATGGCAACACTTTGCGCTCACGCCCTTCTAAAAAGTCAACCGAAGGAAACACAGTGGAGACACGATCATCAGTCTCAGGCGATCAGTTGAAAGATATGCTTAATGAAACATCATGTAAAGAAGGTACTCCAAAGACTGGTGGAACAGGAACTAGATTAACGAAGAAAACTGTGATTGTAGATCAGCCTTGTGCTAAGAGTGAGAGCCCTTTGACAGGAAGCACAACT AAGACTAAGCGGCAGAAAGTCAGTTCAGTTGACAGTAAAATAAGTAACCTTGTGAAAAGGAATGTAAGAGCTAGAAAGTCACCAAGTGAAGGTCCACAGGTTTCGACAGCAG GCAAGGAGGGAATTACAGGAACTGCTGAAGAAATTAACGAAGGAGAGGTTAAAACGAAAGAAGTTGAAATGCCTATCATCTTAGGATTAACAGCAAAGTCCACAAAGACTTCACAGGCTGAAAATTCTTTTCAGATTCCTAATGATGAATCTCTGAAGCTAAAGGGGGATCCAAAGAATAGCGTAAATGATTCAGTGGGAAATGAGAACATG GAAATAAAGGAGCAGAAAGTTGGAGTAAGCAATCAGAAAAGGAAGAGGGGAAGACCACGTAAATCTGTAGTTACAAGTCCAAAGGCTTTTGATGCTG GTAAGGAGCAAAATCGGACTGGAGGTCTTGCTGATGAAAAAGCTTTAAAAGATTGTACGAGTAATGAAACTGAATTGTCAAAACATAAAGGGGTGGATTTGTCAG ATGCTTTTAAAGGAAGGACAACTGATATTTCTGCTTACAAAACAAAAGAGGTTCACTTGGCGATTGCTGATATTTCCAACATGGCAGATGAGGATCAACCTCTACGAACATGGATAGGAGGAATGCACTCTTCAGTTGATGAAGAATCAA GACTTTCCTCTGGTAggcttgtcaatggatggaaTGAGGAAAGAGAAGGACTAGTTGATGTTCCAGTAGAATCTCTTGCAATTGATGCCAGAGGTAGAAGTCCATTTGATGATGATCGAAGTTTGCCTTTTGTGAAGAAATCGCCTGTCTGGCGAACAATTGAATCAATGGATGTCTTCCAAATTGTGCCCCAAAAACCACATTTTCAACCTTTGGTTGGAAACAAAGAAGAGTTTATTGAAGGATCGGCAATTGGAATCATGGTAACCTTTGCTGGTTTGTTTGAGAAGATATCCATGTTGCATTTTGATGACCCTAGAAACACATTTGACAGCATTTTGGAAAGTCTTAATGACTTGGAAAAGCATGGATTTGATGTTACTTTACTTAAACATCGCTTGAATGAATTACTGTCAATCAAGGAAGGGCAAGGACAGCATctaggagagagagaaaatgctGGAAGGGAGATAATTGAGAATACAAAGGAGACAACTAAATTTGAAGACGAGATGGAAGAGATTGAAAAGAAGATTACTCAGTTACAAGAAAGACATACTGCCATAAAGTCAGAAAAGGAGACCAAGGATCTTAAGATTGCTAGTTTGAGGTTGCAAGTAGATGTTCTAAATGACGTTATTCAGACCGCCTCGCAGGATTTTAAAAAAGTAGCTACTGCCCCTTGGAAGTTGCCATGA
- the LOC18613744 gene encoding DUF724 domain-containing protein 2 isoform X2, translated as MVNPLPDTDALQQQPFGKATPVEVSSDEEGFRGAWYLATILEFPPKSTSKKRKKALVQYKTLLAEDGSSPLTEHVDPAFVRPLPPQEKEEDGQVFEVNDVVDARYRDGWWTGVVRRVLEKSKYRVYFDNPPDVIEFESKDLRVHWDWIDGKWVRPEKQQSTGSIFSSGTAVEVSIDKESIRDVWFPALVIKELGENSFLVKYQSSRNDDESGTVKVVVDSLHIRPTPPRYADRNYELLERVDTTYNFGWRSGVITKVLTGRRYNVFFKHGNEDKELTHTDIRPNVEWINGKWVSKSKEVLIASEEQEQIGNAHCGTQNPVVAGEHGSLFATKDSTEDKTPLTSISKNFMEQPTPADENNALLSSKKKIKLETPNGNTLRSRPSKKSTEGNTVETRSSVSGDQLKDMLNETSCKEGTPKTGGTGTRLTKKTVIVDQPCAKSESPLTGSTTQTASNDCLFCQHHRSNWKTKRQKVSSVDSKISNLVKRNVRARKSPSEGPQVSTAGKEGITGTAEEINEGEVKTKEVEMPIILGLTAKSTKTSQAENSFQIPNDESLKLKGDPKNSVNDSVGNENMEIKEQKVGVSNQKRKRGRPRKSVVTSPKAFDAGKEQNRTGGLADEKALKDCTSNETELSKHKGVDLSGRTTDISAYKTKEVHLAIADISNMADEDQPLRTWIGGMHSSVDEESRLSSGRLVNGWNEEREGLVDVPVESLAIDARGRSPFDDDRSLPFVKKSPVWRTIESMDVFQIVPQKPHFQPLVGNKEEFIEGSAIGIMVTFAGLFEKISMLHFDDPRNTFDSILESLNDLEKHGFDVTLLKHRLNELLSIKEGQGQHLGERENAGREIIENTKETTKFEDEMEEIEKKITQLQERHTAIKSEKETKDLKIASLRLQVDVLNDVIQTASQDFKKVATAPWKLP; from the exons ATGGTGAATCCTCTTCCTGACACTGACGCACTCCAACAACAACCTTTCGGCAAAGCAACCCCAGTCGAGGTCAGCAGCGACGAGGAAGGCTTTCGAGGCGCCTGGTACTTGGCCACAATTCTCGAATTCCCTCCCAAATCCACTTCCAAGAAACGCAAGAAGGCCTTGGTTCAGTACAAGACTTTGCTCGCCGAAGATGGCTCATCCCCTTTGACTGAACACGTCGACCCCGCTTTTGTACGGCCGTTGCCGCCTCAAGAGAAGGAGGAGGATGGTCAAGTGTTTGAGGTAAACGACGTCGTTGATGCGAGGTATAGAGATGGGTGGTGGACTGGGGTTGTGAGAAGGGTTTTGGAAAAGTCGAAATATAGGGTTTATTTTGATAATCCTCCCGATGTTATTGAGTTTGAGAGCAAAGATTTGAGGGTTCATTGGGATTGGATCGATGGCAAATGGGTTCGACCTGAAAAGCAG cAATCAACAGGCTCCATTTTTAGCTCAGGGACAGCAGTGGAGGTAAGTATTGACAAAGAAAGTATACGTGATGTTTGGTTCCCTGCATTAGTCATAAAAGAACTTGGGGAGAATAGTTTCTTGGTGAAGTATCAGAGCTCAAGGAACGATGATGAGTCTGGGACAGTAAAAGTTGTTGTAGATTCCCTCCATATCAGACCCACTCCTCCTCGTTATGCAGATAGAAATTATGAGTTGCTGGAAAGAGTGGATACAACATATAATTTTGGTTGGCGAAGTGGAGTAATTACCAAAGTTCTTACTGGAAGAAGGTACAATGTGTTTTTTAAGCATGGAAATGAGGACAAGGAACTCACTCACACAGATATAAGGCCTAACGTTGAATGGATTAATGGCAAATGGGTTAGTAAATCCAAG GAAGTCTTAATTGCTTCTGAAGAGCAAGAGCAGATAGGAAATGCTCACTGTGGTACTCAGAACCCCGTGGTGGCTGGAGAACATGGAAGTTTGTTTGCCACAAAGGATAGCACTGAAGATAAGACTCCTTTGACAAGTATAAGCAAGAATTTTATGGAGCAGCCAACTCCCGCTGATGAAAACAATGCTTTGCTCTCAAGCAAGAAGAAGATCAAACTAGAAACACCTAATGGCAACACTTTGCGCTCACGCCCTTCTAAAAAGTCAACCGAAGGAAACACAGTGGAGACACGATCATCAGTCTCAGGCGATCAGTTGAAAGATATGCTTAATGAAACATCATGTAAAGAAGGTACTCCAAAGACTGGTGGAACAGGAACTAGATTAACGAAGAAAACTGTGATTGTAGATCAGCCTTGTGCTAAGAGTGAGAGCCCTTTGACAGGAAGCACAACT CAAACTGCTTCGAATGACTGCCTTTTCTGTCAACATCACCGTTCTAACTGG AAGACTAAGCGGCAGAAAGTCAGTTCAGTTGACAGTAAAATAAGTAACCTTGTGAAAAGGAATGTAAGAGCTAGAAAGTCACCAAGTGAAGGTCCACAGGTTTCGACAGCAG GCAAGGAGGGAATTACAGGAACTGCTGAAGAAATTAACGAAGGAGAGGTTAAAACGAAAGAAGTTGAAATGCCTATCATCTTAGGATTAACAGCAAAGTCCACAAAGACTTCACAGGCTGAAAATTCTTTTCAGATTCCTAATGATGAATCTCTGAAGCTAAAGGGGGATCCAAAGAATAGCGTAAATGATTCAGTGGGAAATGAGAACATG GAAATAAAGGAGCAGAAAGTTGGAGTAAGCAATCAGAAAAGGAAGAGGGGAAGACCACGTAAATCTGTAGTTACAAGTCCAAAGGCTTTTGATGCTG GTAAGGAGCAAAATCGGACTGGAGGTCTTGCTGATGAAAAAGCTTTAAAAGATTGTACGAGTAATGAAACTGAATTGTCAAAACATAAAGGGGTGGATTTGTCAG GAAGGACAACTGATATTTCTGCTTACAAAACAAAAGAGGTTCACTTGGCGATTGCTGATATTTCCAACATGGCAGATGAGGATCAACCTCTACGAACATGGATAGGAGGAATGCACTCTTCAGTTGATGAAGAATCAA GACTTTCCTCTGGTAggcttgtcaatggatggaaTGAGGAAAGAGAAGGACTAGTTGATGTTCCAGTAGAATCTCTTGCAATTGATGCCAGAGGTAGAAGTCCATTTGATGATGATCGAAGTTTGCCTTTTGTGAAGAAATCGCCTGTCTGGCGAACAATTGAATCAATGGATGTCTTCCAAATTGTGCCCCAAAAACCACATTTTCAACCTTTGGTTGGAAACAAAGAAGAGTTTATTGAAGGATCGGCAATTGGAATCATGGTAACCTTTGCTGGTTTGTTTGAGAAGATATCCATGTTGCATTTTGATGACCCTAGAAACACATTTGACAGCATTTTGGAAAGTCTTAATGACTTGGAAAAGCATGGATTTGATGTTACTTTACTTAAACATCGCTTGAATGAATTACTGTCAATCAAGGAAGGGCAAGGACAGCATctaggagagagagaaaatgctGGAAGGGAGATAATTGAGAATACAAAGGAGACAACTAAATTTGAAGACGAGATGGAAGAGATTGAAAAGAAGATTACTCAGTTACAAGAAAGACATACTGCCATAAAGTCAGAAAAGGAGACCAAGGATCTTAAGATTGCTAGTTTGAGGTTGCAAGTAGATGTTCTAAATGACGTTATTCAGACCGCCTCGCAGGATTTTAAAAAAGTAGCTACTGCCCCTTGGAAGTTGCCATGA